A DNA window from uncultured Fibrobacter sp. contains the following coding sequences:
- a CDS encoding TonB-dependent receptor, producing the protein MRTTSFFKAAKIAALLGCLAAGLSMAVAAPSGNSLEDVSVISSKTVAVDDATPTQDLGSTEVVTDGEVIQTKNASYTEITSAVWEGKSLSAADLLATLPGIQSYKQGGLGSFQTVSVRGIAARNILICVDGVPLNDASGGAVNLGSIDLNQMEKIEVYKGNVPVKFGVSGIGGAINFVTKNAVKKGCRVLGAYGNHNLWEGSFQVSAPVTDSIMFATTFATRHSDNDYEYLNRNGTQYNDDDDYTATRENAQYTDVSGNVQFRMLHGNGYFSTVAVTASRNESGNPGKEQNQTKVAKFVGESALLRYGLESVGYFDDKLFLYGGVSARIDKNISTSYYPLDHIGFGNNVLMEYGSMTYKFVPEFWAEFTPMERLTGVARVAVEWERAEARGNSKDWALDRKTYVGSGDLYYQFFKYVGVGGEGSAQMLKDHLDKGTFVLPTGGRTLDEAKERDASFAGRLYSRFGASTSPFTGEISMGRFYQQPALMELYGTFPGAISNPDLNREKATRFEATGMYKFSGNHTSFQTTYFESHIEDGICWVLSVELLRPINVSRALIRGVEMELNSSPSKFLDVVLRATIQKTEDRSHSEAFNGNKLSGEPDRSYFAEATLHLPFHFDFSWASDWRSVMYSDRANRTEQPAVATHRANLSYAPFEKTRLAFSVNNITDEKYRNFYTPFPMPGREYKFTIIQGF; encoded by the coding sequence ATGCGAACGACGTCTTTCTTTAAGGCTGCAAAGATTGCGGCTCTTTTAGGCTGTTTGGCTGCCGGCTTAAGTATGGCTGTGGCGGCCCCTTCGGGAAATTCCCTGGAGGATGTTTCGGTCATTTCTTCAAAAACAGTTGCGGTCGATGATGCGACTCCTACGCAGGATCTCGGTTCAACCGAGGTGGTGACGGATGGAGAAGTCATTCAGACAAAGAATGCTAGCTATACCGAAATCACCTCAGCCGTATGGGAAGGAAAATCTCTTTCGGCGGCGGACCTGCTCGCGACGCTCCCGGGAATTCAGTCGTACAAGCAGGGGGGGCTTGGCAGTTTCCAGACGGTATCGGTGCGTGGCATTGCCGCCCGCAATATTTTGATTTGTGTCGACGGTGTGCCTTTAAACGATGCAAGTGGTGGTGCGGTAAATTTAGGCTCCATCGACTTGAACCAGATGGAAAAGATTGAGGTGTACAAGGGCAATGTGCCGGTGAAGTTTGGTGTATCGGGAATTGGCGGCGCCATCAACTTTGTCACGAAGAATGCCGTGAAAAAGGGCTGCCGCGTCTTGGGCGCCTACGGAAACCACAACCTATGGGAGGGCTCTTTCCAGGTGAGCGCTCCTGTGACGGACAGCATCATGTTTGCAACGACTTTTGCAACGCGGCATAGCGATAATGATTATGAATACCTGAATCGTAACGGAACGCAGTACAACGATGACGACGACTATACGGCGACTCGTGAAAACGCCCAGTACACCGACGTGTCGGGGAATGTGCAGTTCCGTATGCTGCATGGCAACGGCTATTTTTCAACGGTTGCAGTGACGGCGTCTAGGAACGAAAGTGGAAATCCCGGTAAAGAACAGAATCAGACTAAGGTTGCAAAATTTGTCGGGGAATCGGCGTTGCTTCGTTATGGACTAGAGTCCGTCGGTTATTTTGATGACAAGCTTTTCTTGTACGGAGGCGTATCGGCTCGGATAGACAAGAATATTTCGACTTCTTATTATCCCTTAGACCATATTGGATTTGGCAATAATGTCTTGATGGAATATGGTTCGATGACGTATAAGTTTGTTCCTGAATTTTGGGCGGAATTTACGCCGATGGAACGTTTGACGGGGGTTGCTCGCGTTGCTGTTGAGTGGGAACGTGCCGAGGCTCGTGGAAACTCGAAAGATTGGGCGCTAGACCGTAAGACGTATGTTGGTTCGGGAGACTTGTATTACCAATTTTTCAAATATGTAGGTGTCGGTGGTGAAGGTTCTGCGCAAATGCTGAAAGACCATTTGGACAAGGGAACTTTTGTGCTGCCGACAGGGGGACGTACTTTGGATGAGGCCAAAGAGCGCGACGCCTCGTTTGCAGGCCGTCTCTACTCTCGGTTTGGTGCATCGACCTCGCCATTCACAGGTGAAATCTCGATGGGGCGTTTTTATCAGCAGCCTGCGCTGATGGAACTTTATGGAACTTTCCCTGGAGCGATTTCCAATCCGGATTTAAATCGCGAAAAAGCGACTCGGTTTGAGGCTACGGGAATGTACAAGTTTTCGGGAAATCACACCTCGTTTCAAACAACATATTTTGAATCCCATATCGAAGATGGTATTTGCTGGGTCCTTTCGGTGGAACTGTTGCGCCCCATCAATGTCTCGCGAGCCCTTATTCGCGGTGTAGAAATGGAACTGAATAGCAGCCCTTCTAAATTCCTAGATGTGGTGCTGCGGGCGACTATCCAGAAGACGGAAGACCGTTCGCATTCCGAGGCTTTCAACGGAAACAAACTCTCGGGAGAACCTGATCGTAGCTACTTTGCCGAAGCGACTTTGCATTTGCCGTTCCATTTCGATTTCAGCTGGGCTTCGGATTGGCGTAGCGTGATGTACAGCGATAGGGCCAATAGAACGGAACAGCCCGCCGTTGCGACACATCGAGCCAATTTGTCTTATGCGCCTTTTGAGAAAACTCGACTTGCTTTTTCTGTAAATAACATTACCGATGAAAAGTATCGAAATTTCTACACCCCTTTCCCGATGCCGGGTAGGGAATACAAGTTCACAATCATACAGGGGTTCTAG
- the nadA gene encoding quinolinate synthase NadA: MTAEELYNRLKTIQPGAVLCTYSMEKCEQMLPLINEINELKKERDAVILAHSYVAPEIILGVADYDGDSFKLSQDATKVSAKTIVFSAVRFMGETAKILNPTKDVLIPGPLTGCSLADSITGAEVKALREKYPDHTFVCYINTTADVKANCDVCVTSSNVMKIVSSLENDKIVFVPDGLMGQNLIDEMKKRGIKKEIVLHSGCCYVHETYDSELINFFRSQNPGLKVVSHPECHPGVALLSDYVGSTGQMVSYIKEQPEGTPFLLLTECGLNARMQYEFPKKTFIGSCSMCKYMKSNSLENILETLRHPEKAQHVELDESVRIAAKKCIDAMFYYAGK; encoded by the coding sequence ATGACAGCAGAAGAACTTTACAATCGTCTTAAGACAATCCAGCCGGGCGCCGTCCTTTGCACCTATTCCATGGAAAAGTGCGAACAGATGCTCCCGCTCATCAACGAAATCAACGAGCTGAAAAAGGAACGCGATGCCGTGATCCTCGCCCACAGCTACGTGGCCCCCGAAATCATTCTGGGCGTTGCCGACTACGACGGTGACAGTTTCAAGCTGAGCCAGGATGCCACCAAGGTGAGCGCCAAGACGATCGTGTTCTCTGCCGTGCGTTTTATGGGCGAAACCGCCAAGATCTTGAACCCGACCAAAGACGTTCTGATTCCGGGTCCGCTTACGGGTTGTAGCCTCGCCGACTCCATTACCGGCGCCGAAGTCAAGGCTCTCCGCGAAAAATACCCCGACCACACCTTCGTGTGCTACATCAACACCACCGCCGACGTGAAGGCGAACTGCGACGTGTGCGTCACGAGCAGCAACGTGATGAAGATTGTCTCTAGCCTCGAAAACGACAAGATCGTGTTCGTTCCCGACGGACTCATGGGCCAGAACCTCATCGACGAGATGAAGAAGCGCGGCATCAAGAAAGAAATCGTGCTCCACAGCGGTTGCTGCTACGTACACGAGACCTACGATTCTGAACTCATCAACTTCTTCCGCAGCCAGAATCCGGGTCTCAAGGTCGTAAGCCACCCCGAATGCCATCCGGGCGTCGCCCTCTTGAGCGACTACGTAGGGAGCACCGGTCAGATGGTGAGCTACATCAAGGAACAGCCCGAAGGCACCCCGTTCCTGCTCCTCACCGAATGTGGCCTGAACGCTCGTATGCAGTACGAATTCCCGAAAAAGACCTTTATCGGCAGCTGCAGCATGTGCAAGTACATGAAGTCAAACTCGCTCGAAAACATCCTGGAGACACTCCGTCACCCGGAAAAGGCGCAGCACGTGGAACTCGACGAAAGCGTTCGCATTGCCGCCAAGAAGTGCATCGACGCGATGTTCTACTACGCAGGAAAGTAG
- a CDS encoding DUF6588 family protein: protein MKKLALIATLIIGVSSIFAMDENGWASTYESLSAFQSNPIAPDGSINPYANRPGYVKPIIDNLGNVLNSNWYVSASVPQSFTFEAGLPFSIIPIGDDDRNYTETYTDPASGQSFDFETPTIFGDHHDMEQPYDGRIYGNKTLNGLGVFTYPYLQLGASMFHARVVFRGMFLPSISELRKFNLFGFGLQYSFGHFFQYMLPAAAQPLDVSLVFGYNSSGIGYRPDDYDGQLDLDVSTTNFSLVIGYKPINFIEVMMSLGYQSAEMKSSGNLVCTAKEFGQPTGDYGKTITPDITVKGNNGFRFSLAVAFQLGKSLHPVVGFDYAGKSSFTTNILYFKQQFGEDKTPDEIAKEKGYVRGGNAQTQSNDAAETSAVSEEEPTNEAPEEYADEQVEEPSEPAEDNSADDFSADNTFDEE, encoded by the coding sequence ATGAAAAAGCTTGCTTTAATCGCGACACTCATTATCGGGGTAAGTTCCATTTTTGCTATGGACGAAAACGGCTGGGCGTCCACCTACGAATCCCTTTCCGCTTTCCAGAGTAACCCGATCGCTCCCGACGGTTCCATAAACCCATACGCCAACCGCCCCGGTTATGTCAAACCCATTATCGACAACCTGGGCAACGTACTCAACAGCAACTGGTACGTGAGCGCCTCGGTGCCGCAGAGTTTCACGTTCGAAGCGGGACTTCCCTTTTCGATCATTCCTATCGGTGACGACGACCGGAATTACACCGAAACCTATACGGACCCCGCTTCAGGGCAAAGTTTCGACTTCGAAACGCCGACCATCTTTGGCGACCATCACGACATGGAACAACCCTACGACGGTCGCATTTACGGCAACAAGACTCTGAACGGTCTCGGAGTTTTCACCTACCCCTATCTGCAACTTGGCGCAAGCATGTTCCACGCCCGCGTCGTTTTCCGCGGAATGTTCCTGCCCTCCATTAGCGAGCTTCGCAAATTCAACTTGTTCGGTTTCGGTCTGCAGTACAGTTTCGGTCACTTTTTCCAGTACATGCTCCCCGCAGCCGCTCAACCGCTCGACGTAAGCCTCGTGTTCGGCTACAATTCCAGCGGCATAGGCTACCGCCCCGACGACTACGACGGACAACTGGATCTTGACGTATCGACCACGAATTTTTCGCTGGTTATCGGTTACAAGCCCATCAACTTTATCGAAGTCATGATGTCGCTTGGATACCAGAGCGCCGAAATGAAGTCTTCGGGCAACCTGGTCTGCACCGCCAAGGAATTCGGACAGCCGACAGGTGACTACGGCAAGACCATTACACCAGACATTACCGTGAAGGGCAACAACGGTTTCCGTTTCAGTCTCGCTGTTGCATTCCAGCTCGGCAAATCGCTCCATCCGGTGGTCGGTTTCGACTATGCCGGCAAGAGCAGCTTCACGACCAACATTCTCTACTTCAAGCAACAATTCGGCGAAGACAAGACCCCCGACGAAATCGCCAAGGAAAAGGGCTACGTCCGTGGCGGGAACGCCCAAACGCAATCCAACGACGCCGCAGAAACAAGCGCCGTCTCCGAAGAAGAACCGACGAACGAAGCGCCAGAAGAATATGCCGACGAACAGGTGGAAGAACCGTCTGAACCCGCCGAAGACAATTCTGCTGACGACTTCTCTGCCGACAACACCTTTGACGAGGAATAA
- a CDS encoding carbon starvation CstA family protein, with translation MITFLIGIAILIGGYFTYGKLVEHVFGPDDRKTPALENPDGVDRVALPHWKNMLIQLLNIAGIGPVIGVILGIKFGAIVFILLPLGNVLGGAVHDYFSGMVSIRNNGMNVPALSRKFLGKGPSKVVMSLIAIALILVGAVFTNTPAALINTPILVGSHVSPTLFWVAVACIFAYYFISTFFPIDKIIGRIYPIFGGLLILASIGILVGIAPQLNVLDEFCLSDIASNFNKHPAHQPIIPMLFVTIACGIISGFHSTQSPIVARTEVTEKTGRQTFYGMMIIEGLIGMIWAAGGMFIYHQMPELITGASGVKVLSELVHTVIPFAPVSILVVVGVIILAITSGDTSLRSLRLTIAELTGLEQTSVRNRLILTIPMFAICALIILWSNMNKDGFNILWNYFSWANQLMAVCSLCVTVVYLRSKKKNFWFALLPCMFMAFITFDYILWVSPENLKGAPLGFGLDYKTALVLALENAGLLGFFLCTRGKILTKMEDFDPDKWDPKRDLNRDETNPIVQDNKV, from the coding sequence ATGATTACATTCCTGATTGGTATCGCGATTCTTATCGGCGGATACTTCACTTACGGAAAACTCGTTGAACATGTCTTCGGCCCCGACGACCGCAAGACTCCCGCCCTCGAAAACCCGGATGGCGTTGACCGCGTGGCACTCCCCCACTGGAAAAACATGCTCATCCAGCTTTTGAACATCGCAGGGATCGGTCCTGTGATTGGCGTGATTTTGGGCATCAAGTTCGGCGCCATCGTCTTCATCTTGCTCCCGCTCGGAAACGTGCTTGGCGGCGCAGTACACGACTACTTTAGCGGCATGGTGAGCATCCGCAACAACGGCATGAACGTTCCGGCGCTTTCCCGCAAGTTCCTGGGCAAGGGCCCTTCTAAGGTGGTCATGAGCTTGATCGCCATCGCCCTGATTCTTGTAGGTGCCGTTTTCACCAACACGCCTGCCGCCCTCATCAACACCCCGATTCTTGTCGGCAGCCATGTGTCGCCCACGCTGTTCTGGGTCGCAGTCGCCTGCATTTTCGCCTACTATTTTATAAGCACCTTCTTCCCTATCGACAAAATCATCGGTCGAATCTACCCGATTTTTGGCGGGCTACTGATTCTCGCCTCTATCGGCATCTTGGTCGGTATCGCCCCGCAGCTGAACGTGCTCGACGAATTCTGCCTTTCCGACATCGCTTCTAACTTCAACAAGCATCCGGCCCACCAGCCGATTATCCCGATGCTTTTCGTGACGATTGCCTGTGGCATCATTAGCGGTTTCCATAGCACCCAGAGCCCGATTGTCGCCCGCACCGAAGTCACCGAAAAGACCGGCCGCCAGACGTTCTACGGCATGATGATTATCGAAGGCCTGATCGGCATGATTTGGGCCGCCGGTGGCATGTTCATTTACCATCAGATGCCGGAACTCATCACCGGGGCCTCTGGCGTAAAAGTCTTGAGCGAACTTGTCCACACTGTGATTCCTTTTGCACCGGTTTCGATTCTCGTGGTCGTCGGCGTGATCATTCTTGCCATTACCAGCGGCGATACGAGCCTTAGAAGTCTCCGTCTCACGATTGCAGAACTCACAGGCCTTGAACAGACTTCCGTCAGGAACCGTCTGATTCTGACGATTCCAATGTTTGCCATCTGCGCCCTGATTATCTTGTGGAGCAACATGAACAAGGACGGATTCAACATCCTGTGGAACTACTTCAGCTGGGCCAACCAGCTTATGGCCGTATGTAGCCTCTGCGTGACCGTCGTGTACCTGCGCAGCAAAAAGAAGAATTTCTGGTTTGCGCTTTTGCCCTGCATGTTCATGGCCTTCATCACGTTCGACTACATTCTGTGGGTAAGCCCCGAAAACCTGAAGGGCGCTCCGCTCGGTTTCGGTCTCGACTACAAGACCGCCCTGGTACTCGCCCTCGAAAACGCAGGCCTGCTCGGATTCTTCCTCTGCACTCGCGGTAAGATTCTTACCAAGATGGAAGACTTTGATCCCGACAAATGGGACCCCAAGCGCGACCTCAATCGCGACGAGACCAACCCCATCGTGCAGGACAACAAGGTCTAA